Genomic DNA from Catenulispora sp. EB89:
CCGCGCGATCACCGCGGCCAGCGCGCGTTCCAGGATCCCGACGTCGAGCGGGCCGTTGACGTCCACGGCGACCGACACGTGATACGCGGCGGTTCCGGGAGCGAACTGGTCCATGAACCACAGGCGCTCCTGTGCGAACGACAAAGGCGGCGCGGTGCCCTCGGGGCGCGGGCCGATCGCGGTGTTCGCGCGCCGGCGCAGCCGCTGGTCCAGCAGCGCGCGCTTGTCAGCGGTCAACCCGGCCGCGGGTGTGGTCGTGGACACGATGTTCTACCTGCCGGTTCCATGAAGGAGGCGGTCGGCCTCGGCGTCGGACAGGGTGTCGATCTCGGCCGCGAGCAGCTTCTCCACCTCGGCCGCCAGGTCGGCGACGCTGGGGTGCTGGAAGACCGCGTGGATCGGGATGTCCGCCTCCACCGCGGCCGACAGCCAGGCCACGAACCGCGCGGCGGACAACGAGTTGCCGCCCAGGTCGAAGAAGTCGTCGTCGACCCCGACCCGGGTCACGCCCAGGACTTCGGTCCAGCCTTCCGCCACCAGTTCCTCGGCGGCGGTGCTCGGCGGTGCGAACTCCCGGTCCGTCCCGCCGGAGGCGCCCGGCGCGGCCGGAGCCGGCAGCGCGGCCGTGTCCAGCTTGCCGTTGGGCGTCATCGGCAAAGCGGCCACGGACACGAAAGCGGCCGGCACGAGATGCGCCGGCAGCGCGGCGCGCAGGTCCGACCGCAGCCGCGCCACGTCGGCGTTCGCGTCACCGGCGACGTACGCGACCAGCGCCCCGTCCCGCACCAGCACCGCCGCGTCGCGCACGCCGGGCCGGGCCCGCAGCACCGCCTCGACCTCGCCGGGCTCGATCCGCAGCCCGTTGAGTTTGACCTGGCCGTCCACCCGCCCCAGGCACTCCAGGGTGCCGTCGGCCCGCCAGCGTGCCAGGTCCCCGGTCCGGTAGAGCCGGGAGCCCGGCGGTCCGAACGGATCCGGGACGAAGGCCTCGGCGGTCAGGGCCGGACGGTTCAGATAGCCCCGGGCCAGCGGGACGCCCCCGGCGTGCAGGTGCCCGGGGACGCCGATCGGTGTCGGTTCGCCGTCTTCGGCCAGGACGTAGAGCCGCGCGTTGGCCAGCGGACGCCCGATCGGGACGGCCCCGGCCTGCTCCGGATCCGCACGGTGGCTGGCGACGTCGATCGTCGCCTCGGTCGGGCCGTAGAGATTGTGCAGCGCCGCCGACGTCCGGGCCGCCAGCGCGGCGGCCAGATCGCCGGTCAGCTGCTCGCCGCCGCAGAAGACGTGTCGCAGGGCACTGCAGGAGTCCAGTTCGGACCGCTCCAGCAGCAGCCTGAGAGTGGTCGGCACCAGCGCGAGCGCCGTCACCTTCTCCTCGGCGGCCACCGCGAGCAGCCGGCCCGGCTCCAGCATGCCGGACGGCGGCGCGATGACCAGCGTCCCGCCGGCCGCGAGCGCCGGGTAGAGCTCGATGCCGAAGGCGTCGAAACTGGGGGAGGAGCTGACCAGCACGCGGTCGTCCGCGCCGATCCCGTACTCGCGGTTGAACCACAGGACGTAGTTCAGCAGACTGCGATGGCTGACCATCACGCCCTTGGGCCGGCCGGTCGAGCCGGACGTGTAGATCACGTAGGCGAGGTGATCAGGATCCTGATCCAGGCTTTCATCAAGGTTCTGATCATCAGCCGCGACCGGGTCTCCGGACGTCCGAGGTTCGTCGACGAGCACGACCCGGGCGGCTCCCGGCGGGCAGGCGTCCCGGTGCGCGTGCGAAGTGATCAGTGCTTCGGCCCCGCTGTCGTGCAGCATCATCGCCAGCCGCGCCGGCGGATACCCCGGATCGAGCGGCACGTACGCGCCGCCGGCCCGGAGCGTGGCCAGGAACGCGACCACCAGGTCCGCCGAGCGCGGCAGCGCGACGGCCACCGGCCGCTCGGGTCCGACCCCGCAGGCCCGCAGCCGCCGAGCCAGTTCCTCGACGCGTTCCCGCAGCTCCCCGTAGGTGAGGCGGAGGTCCCCGTCGACGACCGCGAGGGCCTGAGGGTTCGCAGCCATCCGGCGCCCGATCACCTCCGAGACCGTCTTCGCGTCGGCGAATTCGAGCCCTGTCCGGGCCCAGTCGACCGCAGTGTCGTTCCACTCGTGAAGGACCAGGCCGCGCTCCGCCTCGTCCGCGACCGGCAGCCGCGACAGCCGGGTGTCCGGGTCCGCGAGCGCGGCGACGGTCAGCCGGGTGAACTGTTCGCTGATCCGTTCCGCCGTCGCGGCGTCGAACAGGTCGGTCCGGTACTCCAGCCGGGCGTCGTCCTCGGAGAACTCCAGCGTGAGCTCGTTGCGCGCGACGCCGTTGGACCGGTTGAGCCCGACATCGCCGATGTCGTTGATCCCGATCTGGTACAGCGGCTGCACATCGGCGTCGGGACGGATGCCCAGGGCCTCGGCGACGTGGTGGATCGGCAGGTCCTGGTGCTCCCAGGACTCCAGCAACCGCTCGCGCACCCGGTCGACGAGCTCGGCGAACGTCGGATCGCCGGAGGTGTCGATCCGCACCGCCAGGGCGTTGACGAACATGCCGATCAGCGGCGCCAGCTCCGGCATTTCCCGCCCGGCGACCTGGACGCCGACCACGACGTCGTCGGCGCCGGAGAGCCGGTGCAGCAGCGCGGTGTACGCGGCGAAGAACACCATGAACCCGCTGGCCCGACGCGAGGAGCCCAGGCGTGCGGCCGCCGCCGCGGTGCCGGCCGGCAGCGTGACGTGCCGGTCCGCCCCGGGCTGGCCGGCCCCGGCGGCGCGGGGCCGGTCGGTCGGCAGGCTGTGGACCCGGGGCAGACCACTGAGACGCTCGCGCCAGAAGTCCGCCTCGGCGCGCGCCTTGGGGCCGCTCACCGTGTCGCGTTGCCAGGCCGCGTAGTCGGCGTACTGGATGGCGAGTTCGGGCAGCTCGGCCGGCCGGCCCTCGATCAAGGCCCGGCACTGCTCGATGATCTCGGCCTGCAACAGGTGCACCGACCCGCCGTCGAAGACGGTGTGGTGGGCCACGAAGATCAGCACCGGCTCGTTGTCGGTGTACGCCAGCGTCGCCCGCCACAGGGGCGCATCGTCCAGCTGGAACGGGACGCGCAGGACGGCGCTGTCCGCGTCCGCGATCCCCTGCCACCGGTCGTCGTGGCCGGACAGGTCCACCGTCGCCAGGCTTACCGCCACGGTCGGGTGGACCGCCTGGACCAGGTTCTCGCCGTCCAGGCGCAGGCTGGTGCGCAGGGTCTCGTGCCGCGCGACCGTGGCGGCCAGCGCGACGGTGACGATCTGCTGGTCCGCGCCCTCGGGCAGTCGGACCCACGCCGACAGGTTGTAGATCGTCTCGTCGGATCCCAGCCTGGTCGCCAGCCACAGCCGCTCCTGGCCGAACGACGCCGGCCCGGTCCACACCTCAGACATCGCACACCCCAGCTGTCACCGGCTCGGCCTCGGGCACCGGCTCGAACTCGAAGCGGAGCAGGCTCTGCGCCGCGTGGTACACATCGAGCAGGTCCTCGTGGTCGGCGTAGCCGGCGACCAGCGCGTTCACCGCGAAGACCTCGTACTCGTCGCTCAGGACGTCGCCGGGGGCCACCGTGGTGACCACCGACAGCACGTCCGGGTGGGCTTCGAGCTCTGCGACGCCGTCCAGCGCCGTCAGCCGGCCCGAGCCGGTCGGGTAGAACATGCACAGCGCCATCGGGATCGGCAGCTGCGGGTCCTGGCGCTCCGGGCGCGGCAGCCCGGTGGCCGCCGCGACCGCCTCCTCGGCCATGTGCACGCCGGTGGTCAGCGAGAGCATCTGGCCGACCAGCGCGCCGCCGGGCCGGCCCGGGTTCACCTCCACGATGACCGGCCCCAGCACCTCGTCGTCCATCACCTCGATGTGCGCGACGGTCTGGTCCAGGCCCAGCGCCAGGGCGGCGGCGCAGGCGGCCGCCACCATCGGCCCGGTCCGGTCCTCGGGCACGTCCAGCGGCGGCTTCACCAGGCCGAGCTCGAAGAACTTGTCGTCCATCAGGAACTTCCCGACGAGCCCGAAGTCCTCGACGACGCCGTCCCGGATCACCACGTCCACGCTGGCCTCCGGCCCCCGCAGCCGGCCCTCGACCAGGAACTGCCGGGCCGGGTCGATGGAGCCCAGCGCGACCTTGTAGTTGTCGGCCAGCTCGCCGGCCGGGATCCGGGCGGCGAGCTCTTCGTAGGCGGCTGCCAGTTCGGCGGCCGAGTGCACGCAGCGCACCAGGTGGCTGCCGGAACCGTTGACCGGCTTGACGATGGCAGGCAGCCCCACTTCGCGGGCCACGGCCTCGGCCTGGTCGGCACCGGAGATCAGGGCGAAGCCGGGCGTCGGCAGTCCGGCCTCGCGCAGCGCGCGCCGTACCGCGTACTTGTTCCGGGCCAGCTCCAGCACCTTGGGGTCGGTGCGGGCCACGCCGAGCGCCGCCGCCGTCCGCGCGGCGGTCACGATGGCCGCGTCGGACCAGGTGATGACGCCGGTCGGCGGGTTGCCCGGGCCGCACGCGGCGGTGATCGCCGCGACCGACTCCTCGACGTCGTAGGGGTCTGCGACGGTCACGATCCGCTCCACCAGCGCGGCCAGTGCGTCCCGCTCGGCGTCGGCGACGGCGCCGGTCAGCAGCACCGGGCGGCCGCCGCAGGCCCGGATCGCGTCCGCGAACGGCGGGATCCAGGCGATCCCGGCCTCGCGCAGGACGATGACGGCGGTCCGCCACGCCGGGCCGCCCGGGGCCCAGTCGGCGTCGGCGCCGCCGGGGGCTCCGGGGACTCCGGGGACTCCGGGGACTCCGGGCACCGGGGTGCTCGGTCCCGTGCCGGTTTCCGTGCCAGATCCCGTACTCGGTCCTGTCCTCGATCCCATGCTGGATCCCGCGCTCGACCCCGCGCTCGACCCCGCGCTCGACCCCGTGCTCGGCTCAGTCATCGGCGGCCATCGCCTCGCGCAGGCTCAGCGGCCGCATGTCGGTCCAGACCTCGTCGATGTGGGCCAGGCACGCTTCCTTCGGACCGGTGAACCCGGCTTCGCGCCATCCCGCGGGCAGCGAGCGGCCGGCCGCCCAGACCGAGTACTGCTCCTCGTCGTTCACCACGACCGTGTAGTCGTCCATGTCGGTTGCCTCCTTCAGGGCTCAGGCCTCAGGCGCGCGGGATGCGCGGGATGGTGGTCGGTGCCGGTCCGTCGTCCGTCCGCATCTGCTCCACCCGGGCGGCGAGCCCGGCGACGGTCGGGGTCTCGAACAGGCTGCGCATCGGCAGCCGGACGCCGACGGCCTTGCGCATCCGGGTGACCAGCTGGACCGCGATCAGGGAGTTGCCGCCGAGTTCGAAGAAGTCGTCTTCGACCCCGACCCGGGGCACGCCCAGGACCTCCATCCAGCTCTCGGCCAGCGCCCGCTCCACTTCGGTACGCGGGGCCACGTAACCGGCCCCGTCCAGGGCGCGCGCCTCGCCGTCCGAGCCGTCGGCCGAGGTCGAGCCCGAGCCCTGGACACCGTCGGCCATGGTCTCGGGCCGTTCCTGCTGGACCCGCGCGATGATCTCCGCGACCGGCCGCGGATGGATGACGACCTGCGCCCCGAGATCGGTGGCCAGGACGCGGGCGAACGCCTCCGCGCCGTCGGCGGGCGCGATGCCGCCGCCGGTGCCAGGACCCTGCTCCACCACCCGGGCCTCCGGTCCGGCGCCGGCCAGGTCGGCGGCGACCGCGCCGGGGTCGACGCGGCGCAGCACGAAGTCGCCGATCGCGGCCAGTTCCCGGCCGGACTCGTCGAACAGCGTCACGTCGCAGGCCAGCACCTCGGTGCCGGCGTCGCCGCGGTAGGTCATGTGCGCGTGGAACCGGGCCGGCAGCGGGGCCCGCACGAGCAGGCTGCCGTAGCCCAGCGGCAGGTAGGAGCCCTCGCCGCGGGAGGAGCCGAACGAGGTCGCGACGTCGAGCAGCGCCGGGTGCAGGTCCCACCGGGACAGGTCGCCGAGGGCGGCCTCCGGCGCCGCGATCAGCGCCAGTTCCTCGCCGTCGCCGACGTGGTGCCCGGCCAGTGACTCCCACCGCGGGCCGAACGTCAGGATGCTGGTCCGCCCGGACTCGGTCTCGGCGACCGCCGCGTCGACCTTCGTGAACCGCTCGGCCATCGCCTGCGGGTCGTGGCGGGGCGCCGGGCCCGGGTCGATCCAGCCGTAGGCGCCCCGGACGTGCACCCGGGTGCGGCCGCCGGCGACGCTGACTGTGCGGAACGTGCCGTCCGACCACTGCACGCGGTACTCCGCGAGGGTGCCGTCGGGAACGGCGAAGGGCTCGACGAAGGCCACGTCGCGCAGCTCCAGCACGCGCTCGGCGGGGCGCTCCGGGTCCCCGCCGATGGCGGCCCGGGCGCACTCCAGGTGGCCGGTGCCGGGCAGGACCGGGACGCCGTCGATCCGGTGCTCGGCCAGGACCCAGTGCCTCGCGGCCGACACCAGGCCGCGGGCCCAGCCCGCGCCGCGTTCGGTCAGCACCGGGTGGTCCATCGCGACGCCCTGGCCCGGGAGCCGGACGGCGGCGGTCGCGGTCGCCGCCGCGCCCGGCTGCGGTGTCTCCACCGCCATGCCGACCTCCAGCCAGCCGCCCCAGTTCAGGGAGACGACCTTGGCCTTCCAGCCGTGCTCGCTGCGCGCGTAGGCGTCCAGGAAGGCGTTGGCCGCGCAGTAGTCGACCTGCCCGAAGCCGCCGGCCACCGAGGTCACCGAGGAACACAGGGCCACGGTGTCCAGGTCGAGGTCGCCGAAGGCCTGGAACAGCGCGAGCGTGCCGGAGATCTTGGGTTCGAGCACGGCCAGCGCGGTCTCCCGCTCCTTGATCTCCAGCATGCCGCCGCCGGCCACGCCGGCCGCGTGCACGATGCCGTCCAGCCCGCCGAAGCGCTCGACGATCCGCTCCCGGACCCGGCGCAGGTCCGCCGGATCCGCGACGTCGCCGGCCAGCACCAGGACCTCGCCGCCGAGCGCTTCCATGCGGCGGACGGCCGTGATGGTGCGGCCGGTCCGGTCGGCGGTCCCGTAGACGGCGAGGTGGTCGTCCCAGGCGGTCCGATCGGGCAGCGGGGAGCGGGCCAGCAGCACGACCCGCGCCCGGGTCCGATTGACCAGGTCCTCGGCCAGGGTGATGCCGATGCCTCCGGTGCCGCCGGTGATCAGCCAGCGCGGGCCTTCGGCTGTCTCAGTCTCCTGATTTTGTGGGGCGTCCGGCACCTCGACCTGTTCGTAGTCGATGGCCCAGCGCCTTCCACCGCGCAGGGCGACGGTCTCCGCACCTGCGGGCCGCCGTAGTTCGGCGACCAGTTCACCAGCCGAACCCGCCGGATCCGCGTCGATCCGCCGCACCGTGCGCTCAGGCATCTCCAGCGGCAGCACTCGCGTGATGCCGGCCAGCGTCGCGTGCTCCGGCCGCGTCAGATCGCCGCCGAGCACGTCCTCGGCCCCGGCCGACACCACGTCCAGGTGCACACCCGCGCTCTGCTCGTCCGCGACCAGCGCCTGCACCAGCGTCAGGACACTGAGGAAGCCGTGCTCCTGGGCCAGCGCCGCGGCGGCCAGGTCGGACCCGGCGGCCTCGCCGTCCAGGGCCCACGCGTGCACGATCCGCCCCGGCAGCCCGCCGGCCACCAGGGCCCGGTAGTCCTCTGGTTCCGAGGTGCGCAGCGTGACCACCGCGCCGTCGCGGTCGAACACCGTGCCCGGCCGGACCTCGGTCACCGCCACGCCCCGCCGCCGCAGTTCGGCGGCCAGCTCCGCACCGCGCGGCCCGGCCACGAACGCCAGAGCGCTGTCGAAGTCCTCGACCCGGGGGTCGGGCGGCAGCTGGCGCCGGGTCGGCACCGCGAACCACCGGCTGACCGGTGCCGTTCCGCCCCGCTGGGGGCGGCTCGGGCCGGTGTGCGCGCCGGCGGCCTCGGGCACCGGATCGACCCAGTGCCGCACCCGCTGGTACGGATACGTCGGCAGCGGGATCCGGCGGCCGACCTCCGGCAGCTCGACCGGGACGCCCGCGGTCCACAGCGCGCCGGTGGTGCGCTCGAAGTCCACGAGCTCGGTCTCCGGCTTGCCCGGCAGGCTCGCCAGCGGCGGCGAGGTCCGGTCGGTCTGCATCCGGGCCAGGCCGGCGAGCTGACGGCCCGGACCGCACTCCAGGAGCGTCCAAGTGCCCTCGGACAGCAGCCGGGCCACGCAGTCGCCGAACCGCACCGTCCCGCGCAGGTGCCCGGCCCAGTACCCGGGGTCCTGCGCCTGCTCGGCGGTGATCCAGTCCCCGGTCACGTTGGACAGGAACGGAGTCTGCGGCGCCCGGCGCGGGACCGATTCCACGAGCGCGGCGAACTGCTCGACGACCGGGTCCATCATCGCCGAGTGGAACGCGTGCGAGGTCCGCAGCATCCGGGTCTGGACCTTGGCCGGGCCGGCGGCCAGCCGCGCGGCGAACGCCTCGACCGCCTCGGTCTGCCCGGCCACCACGCACGCGCGCGGCCCGTTCACCGCCGCCAGCGACAGCTCCGGCGGGAGCAGATCGCGCAGCTCGGCCTCGTCCAGGGACACCGCGAGCATCGCGCCGGGCGCCACCGACTGCATCAGCGCGCCGCGTCCGGCCACCAGCCGCAGCGCGTCCGGCAGCTCGAAGACCCCGGACAAGGTGGCCGCGACGTATTCGCCGATGGAGTGGCCGATCATCGCGGCCGGCCGGACGCCGCGGCTGCGCCACAGCTCGGCCAGCGCGTACTCGATCACGAACAGCGCCGGCTGGGTGACGCGGGTCTCGCGCAGCGCGTCCTGCGCCGCCGCCAGCGCCTCGCCCTCGGCGCACATCAGGTCCCGGACATCCACGTCCAGGTGCGGCCGCAGCAGTTCGCAGCACTCGTCGACAGCGGCGGCGAACACCGGCTCGCTGCGGTACAGCCGCGCGCCGGCCCCGGCGGACTGCGAGCCCTGGCCGGAGAACATGAACGCGACCGACGGCGCGGTGCCCTCGGCGCGCGCGGTGAGCAGCCGGGACTGGTCCCGCAGCGCGGCGACCGCGTCCGCGGCGTCGGCGGCGACGACCGCGGCCCGCTGCGGATGCCGGGTCCGGCCGACCCGCAGCGTGTGGACCACGTCGTCCAGGTCGAGCTCGGGGTTCGCGGCCAGATGGTCGGCGAGCCGGGTGGCCGCCGCGGCCAGGGCCGGCGCGGTGCGGGCCGACAGGGTCAGCAGCCGGGGCGGCCGGTCCGCCGCGCGCTCGGTGGTCGCGGTGTTTCCGGCGGTCCCGGCGGCTGGCGCCTCCTGCAGGATCAGGTGCGCGTTGGTGCCGCCGATCCCGAACGAACTGACGCCGGCCCGCCGCGGCCCGCCGTCCCCGTCCCTGTCCCATACAGTCAGGTTCGACACCACATGGAACGGGGTGTCGTCGAAGTCGATCGCCGGATTCGGTGTCTGGAAGTTGACCGTCGGCGGGATCAGCCGGTGCTGCAGCGCCAGCGTGGCCTTGATGACCCCGACCACGCCCGCGGCCTGGCTCAGGTGGCCGATGTTCGACTTGACCGAGCCCAGTCCGCACCAGCCGCGCTCGGCGCTGCCGTGCCCGTAGGCTGCGGTCAGCGCCGCCACCTCGATCGGGTCGCCGAGCGCGGTGCCGGTGCCGTGCGCCTCGACGTAGCCGATGCTCCGCGGGTCGACCCCGGACACCGCGACCGCCTGGGCCACCGCCTCGGTCTGGCCCTCGACGCTCGGCGCGGAGAAGCCCACCTTCGCCGACCCGTCGTTGT
This window encodes:
- a CDS encoding MbtH family protein, with amino-acid sequence MDDYTVVVNDEEQYSVWAAGRSLPAGWREAGFTGPKEACLAHIDEVWTDMRPLSLREAMAADD
- a CDS encoding amino acid adenylation domain-containing protein, translated to MSEVWTGPASFGQERLWLATRLGSDETIYNLSAWVRLPEGADQQIVTVALAATVARHETLRTSLRLDGENLVQAVHPTVAVSLATVDLSGHDDRWQGIADADSAVLRVPFQLDDAPLWRATLAYTDNEPVLIFVAHHTVFDGGSVHLLQAEIIEQCRALIEGRPAELPELAIQYADYAAWQRDTVSGPKARAEADFWRERLSGLPRVHSLPTDRPRAAGAGQPGADRHVTLPAGTAAAAARLGSSRRASGFMVFFAAYTALLHRLSGADDVVVGVQVAGREMPELAPLIGMFVNALAVRIDTSGDPTFAELVDRVRERLLESWEHQDLPIHHVAEALGIRPDADVQPLYQIGINDIGDVGLNRSNGVARNELTLEFSEDDARLEYRTDLFDAATAERISEQFTRLTVAALADPDTRLSRLPVADEAERGLVLHEWNDTAVDWARTGLEFADAKTVSEVIGRRMAANPQALAVVDGDLRLTYGELRERVEELARRLRACGVGPERPVAVALPRSADLVVAFLATLRAGGAYVPLDPGYPPARLAMMLHDSGAEALITSHAHRDACPPGAARVVLVDEPRTSGDPVAADDQNLDESLDQDPDHLAYVIYTSGSTGRPKGVMVSHRSLLNYVLWFNREYGIGADDRVLVSSSPSFDAFGIELYPALAAGGTLVIAPPSGMLEPGRLLAVAAEEKVTALALVPTTLRLLLERSELDSCSALRHVFCGGEQLTGDLAAALAARTSAALHNLYGPTEATIDVASHRADPEQAGAVPIGRPLANARLYVLAEDGEPTPIGVPGHLHAGGVPLARGYLNRPALTAEAFVPDPFGPPGSRLYRTGDLARWRADGTLECLGRVDGQVKLNGLRIEPGEVEAVLRARPGVRDAAVLVRDGALVAYVAGDANADVARLRSDLRAALPAHLVPAAFVSVAALPMTPNGKLDTAALPAPAAPGASGGTDREFAPPSTAAEELVAEGWTEVLGVTRVGVDDDFFDLGGNSLSAARFVAWLSAAVEADIPIHAVFQHPSVADLAAEVEKLLAAEIDTLSDAEADRLLHGTGR
- a CDS encoding ATP-grasp domain-containing protein, which encodes MPGVPGVPGVPGAPGGADADWAPGGPAWRTAVIVLREAGIAWIPPFADAIRACGGRPVLLTGAVADAERDALAALVERIVTVADPYDVEESVAAITAACGPGNPPTGVITWSDAAIVTAARTAAALGVARTDPKVLELARNKYAVRRALREAGLPTPGFALISGADQAEAVAREVGLPAIVKPVNGSGSHLVRCVHSAAELAAAYEELAARIPAGELADNYKVALGSIDPARQFLVEGRLRGPEASVDVVIRDGVVEDFGLVGKFLMDDKFFELGLVKPPLDVPEDRTGPMVAAACAAALALGLDQTVAHIEVMDDEVLGPVIVEVNPGRPGGALVGQMLSLTTGVHMAEEAVAAATGLPRPERQDPQLPIPMALCMFYPTGSGRLTALDGVAELEAHPDVLSVVTTVAPGDVLSDEYEVFAVNALVAGYADHEDLLDVYHAAQSLLRFEFEPVPEAEPVTAGVCDV
- a CDS encoding SDR family NAD(P)-dependent oxidoreductase, with product MPATVDAEPLDDFSEGVEPIAIVGMAARVPGADNIDTFWQNLVDGVESITFFSREELLAAGLDPDEIDEPGYVPAAPISDHMMDFDHDLFGMSPREADIADPQHRMFLETAHSALEDGGYDPARYPGTIGVYAGTGADAYMWLNLKADPQLWSAIAGGLSIATSNQPDYVATSVSYKLNLRGPSMTVHTACSTSMVAIHLAAEALRNGECDMALAGGVCVELPYITGYQAVEGYTSPDGHCRPFEARAAGTLWGSGAGVVLLKRLDQALADGDYIRSVIRGEAVNNDGSAKVGFSAPSVEGQTEAVAQAVAVSGVDPRSIGYVEAHGTGTALGDPIEVAALTAAYGHGSAERGWCGLGSVKSNIGHLSQAAGVVGVIKATLALQHRLIPPTVNFQTPNPAIDFDDTPFHVVSNLTVWDRDGDGGPRRAGVSSFGIGGTNAHLILQEAPAAGTAGNTATTERAADRPPRLLTLSARTAPALAAAATRLADHLAANPELDLDDVVHTLRVGRTRHPQRAAVVAADAADAVAALRDQSRLLTARAEGTAPSVAFMFSGQGSQSAGAGARLYRSEPVFAAAVDECCELLRPHLDVDVRDLMCAEGEALAAAQDALRETRVTQPALFVIEYALAELWRSRGVRPAAMIGHSIGEYVAATLSGVFELPDALRLVAGRGALMQSVAPGAMLAVSLDEAELRDLLPPELSLAAVNGPRACVVAGQTEAVEAFAARLAAGPAKVQTRMLRTSHAFHSAMMDPVVEQFAALVESVPRRAPQTPFLSNVTGDWITAEQAQDPGYWAGHLRGTVRFGDCVARLLSEGTWTLLECGPGRQLAGLARMQTDRTSPPLASLPGKPETELVDFERTTGALWTAGVPVELPEVGRRIPLPTYPYQRVRHWVDPVPEAAGAHTGPSRPQRGGTAPVSRWFAVPTRRQLPPDPRVEDFDSALAFVAGPRGAELAAELRRRGVAVTEVRPGTVFDRDGAVVTLRTSEPEDYRALVAGGLPGRIVHAWALDGEAAGSDLAAAALAQEHGFLSVLTLVQALVADEQSAGVHLDVVSAGAEDVLGGDLTRPEHATLAGITRVLPLEMPERTVRRIDADPAGSAGELVAELRRPAGAETVALRGGRRWAIDYEQVEVPDAPQNQETETAEGPRWLITGGTGGIGITLAEDLVNRTRARVVLLARSPLPDRTAWDDHLAVYGTADRTGRTITAVRRMEALGGEVLVLAGDVADPADLRRVRERIVERFGGLDGIVHAAGVAGGGMLEIKERETALAVLEPKISGTLALFQAFGDLDLDTVALCSSVTSVAGGFGQVDYCAANAFLDAYARSEHGWKAKVVSLNWGGWLEVGMAVETPQPGAAATATAAVRLPGQGVAMDHPVLTERGAGWARGLVSAARHWVLAEHRIDGVPVLPGTGHLECARAAIGGDPERPAERVLELRDVAFVEPFAVPDGTLAEYRVQWSDGTFRTVSVAGGRTRVHVRGAYGWIDPGPAPRHDPQAMAERFTKVDAAVAETESGRTSILTFGPRWESLAGHHVGDGEELALIAAPEAALGDLSRWDLHPALLDVATSFGSSRGEGSYLPLGYGSLLVRAPLPARFHAHMTYRGDAGTEVLACDVTLFDESGRELAAIGDFVLRRVDPGAVAADLAGAGPEARVVEQGPGTGGGIAPADGAEAFARVLATDLGAQVVIHPRPVAEIIARVQQERPETMADGVQGSGSTSADGSDGEARALDGAGYVAPRTEVERALAESWMEVLGVPRVGVEDDFFELGGNSLIAVQLVTRMRKAVGVRLPMRSLFETPTVAGLAARVEQMRTDDGPAPTTIPRIPRA